In Taeniopygia guttata chromosome Z, bTaeGut7.mat, whole genome shotgun sequence, one genomic interval encodes:
- the LOC140682033 gene encoding DNA polymerase beta-like produces the protein MDVLLTHPSFTSESSKQSKLLHQVVEQLEKVHFVTDMLSKGDTKFMGVCQLPDKEDGTAYPHRRIDIRLIPKDQYYCGVLYFTGSDIFNKNMRTHALEMGFTINEYTIRRLGVTGVAGEALPVECEKDIFDYIQWKYREPKDRSE, from the exons ATGGATGTTCTCCTAACCCATCCTAGTTTCACATCCGAATCATCCAAACAG TCAAAACTTTTGCATCAGGTTGTAGAACAGCTGGAAAAAGTCCACTTTGTCACAGATATGCTGTCTAAAGGTGACACAAAATTCATG GGTGTCTGTCAGCTGCCAGATAAAGAAGATGGAACAGCTTATCCACATCGCAGAATTGATATCCG GCTTATCCCAAAAGATCAGTATTACTGTGGTGTACTGTATTTCACAGGAAGTGATATATTCAATAAGAACATGAGAACTCATGCTCTGGAAATGGGCTTCACAATCAATGAATATACAATACGCCGCTTGGGTGTTACTG GGGTTGCTGGAGAGGCCCTGCCAGTAGAATGTGAAAAAGACATCTTTGACTATATCCAGTGGAAATACCGAGAGCCAAAGGATCGGAGTGAATAA